GAAGGTGGCGCCGAGGCCGGCGAGGAGCTCGTCGGAGCCCGCCGGTCCCAGGAAGGTGACGCCGTGCGGGCGGCCGGTGGTCGTCGTTCCGGCGGGTACGGAGATTCCGGCCAGGTCGAGGAGGTTGGTGAAGGTCGTGTAGTGGCCGAGGATCGCGTTGCGCTCGATCGGGCTCTCGAGCATCTCCGCGATGGTGAAGGTCGTGGGCACGGTCGGGACCGCGAGGACGTCCATCGAGGCCCATGCCTTCCGGGTCTCCGCGTCCAGCGCGCGCAGGCGGTAGAGCCCCTCGAAGGCGTCCACGGCGCTGAGCGCGCCGCCGCCGGACAGCACCTTCAGGGTGACCGGGTGGACCTCGCCGGGGTTGCGGGCGACGAAGTCGCCGACCGCGGCGAGCCGTTCGGCGAGCCACGGCCCCTCGTACAGCAGCCGTCCCGCGGCCAGGAACGGGTCGAGATCTACGGGGACGAGCCGGTGGCCGAGGCCGGTGAGCCGTTCCGCCGCCTCCGCGAAGGCCGCCTCGGCGGCGGTGTCGCCGAAGAACTCCGGTTCGCGCGGCACCCCGATTCGCAGGGAGTACGCGGAAGGTGGCACGGGGCCGGGGACGGGGAGTGCGCGTGACCAGGGATCGGCGGGTTCGAAAGCGGCGATGACGGACAGGACGGCCAGGCCGTCGGCGGCCGAGCGGGCGAAGACGCTCGGGCAGTCCAGTGACGCGCACGCGGGCACCACGCCGAGCGTGCTGACCAGGCCCCGGCTCGGCTTGACCCCGACGGTGCCGGTGAGCGCGGCGGGCACCCGGCCCGACCCGGCCGTGTCGGTGCCGACGGCGAACGAGACCAGGTCCGCGGCCACCGCCACCGCGGAGCCCGAGCTGGACCCGCCGGAGATGAGGCCCGGCAGCAGCGGCGACTCGCACGCGCCGTACGGGCTGCGGGTGCCCGACAGGCCGGTGGCGAACTGGTCCAGGTTGGTCTTGCCGACGAGGAGGGCGCCCGCCGCGAGCAGCCGTTCCACCAGCGGCGCGCCGCGTTCCGGGACGTAGGAGTAGGCAGGGCAGGCCGCGGTGGTGGGCAGCCCGGCCACGTCCACGTTGTCCTTGACCGCGAACGGGACACCGTAGAGCGGCGGGCGGGTCTCCGGATCCGGCCAGCGGCGGGCCAGCTCGGCCGCGTCGCCGAGCAGGTCCGCCGCCGGGCGCAGGATGATCCACACGTGGTCGTCACCCCGCGCCGCGATCCGCGCGAGCACCTCCCCGGCGACGTCGGCGGGGCGGACCGCCCCGGAGCGGTAGAGGCCGGAGAGGCTCTCCAGGTCCAGGCGAAGCGGGCCGGCCGTGTTCTCCAGGGTGGGGTGGGGCATGCTGTCCGGATCAGGCGGAGGGTGCATGTGCCTTTCCTGTGTGTACGTGGTTCCCGGTGTTACGTGCTGCTCGGCGCGAAGGCGCGAAGGCGCGAAGGCGCGAAGGCGCGGAACGCGGGGCGAGGGCGCGGAACGCGGGGCGAGGGCGCGGAACGCGGGGCGAGGGCGCGGAACGCGGGGCGCGAGGGTGCGAGGGTGCGGGAGCGTGGGGGCGGATCAGTTCGCGAGGGTTGTCGGCGTACGGCGTGTCCCGCGAGCCGGTGCCAGCCGGTTCGCGGGGTGCCGTTCACGAGGTGGCGGGGGCCTCCGCGGAGACGGGTCTCGCGGGGGTCCGCTCGGGTTCGCCGGCGGCGTCCGGCGTCTCGTCCGACGGCTTGGGCTTGAGGAAGACGAAGGCGAGCAGGATCAGCCCCGCGAAGAGGTAGCCCAGGGAGACCTGGCCGTTGGCGTTCCACTCGACCCGCTCGCCGTGGATCAGGCCGATGAAGGCCAGGGCCGCGCCGACGAAGGCGTACCCGGCGGCCCACAGGAACGACCGGTCGATGATGAAGGCCGTGATCGAGCCGAGCACCAGACCGGCGAGCACGGCGCCGCCGCCGAGCAGGGCCGTTCCCTCGTAGACCGTCCCGCTCTGCGCGATCGTGTCGTACCCCACCTCCCGCGCGCTGGTGCCCGCGGCGGCGAGCGCGTTGTCCATGTAGCCCTGCGCCCAGGAGGCGATGTTGGGGATGATCGCGATCACCACGGCCACCGCGTGCGCCTTCGGCACCGACTGGAAGGCCTGGGCGCCGATGAGCAGGCCGATGTAGAGCAGGATCGGCACGATCGCGGGCGCCGGAAGCACCGCGCCGAGCAGCGCGAACATGCCGAGGAAGCAGAACAGCGCGATCACGACGCCGCTCGCCATCGAGTAGCTCGTACGGCCGCCCGCGGACTTCCACCCCGGGTGGCCGATGTAGACGGCGGGCGGGAACGGCGAGCCCAGCATCGAGCCGACCACCGCGCCCGCGCCGTCGGCCAGGAGCACCGAACGCAGGTTGTACGAGTCGCCCGCGGCGGCGGCGCTCTCCACGTTGCTCATGCCCTCGGTGAAGTTGTAGATGCCCAGGGGGATGGCGGTGGCCAGCAGCGGCGAGACCTGGCCGAGTCCTTCGAGGAGGCGGTCGATGTTCAGCGACGGCAGGCTCACCGCGATGTTCTCGGCGGCGGCGCCCACGTCGGCGGGGTTCATGTAACCGCCGATCCAGGCGATCGCGGTACCGGCCAGCAGCGCGGCGAGCCCGACGGGGATGTTGCCCGGCAGCCTCAGGTCGGTGAAGAAGCCGACCATGATGATTACCAGCACCGGCAGCGCGATCCAGGCCGCCTCCCACATCTGCGCGGCGGGCCGCATCGAGATGAAGGCGATCGAGATGCCCGCCAGGGTGCCGAGCATCGCCGCCCTGGGGGTGAAGCGGCGGATGTACGGACCCACGAAGGCGCCGATCAGCACGATGACGCCGATGATGAAGCACCAGGCCAGCCCCGCGACCCAGGCCTGCAGGGGGTTCTTGGTGGCCAGGTAGGTCGGCAGCATGATCACGAACACGACGATGAACATGTGCGGGACGCTGGGACCGTACGGCATCGCGCACACGTCGGTGCGGTTCTCGCGGCGGGCCAGTCGCCGGGCGAGGTAGGTGTAGTACACGTTGCCGATCAGGAGCTGGATGCCCATCGCCGGGAGGATGACGCCGAACACGTCGGAGCCGGGCAGGTGGACGACCCCGAGGCAGAGGCCGCTCAGCACCAGCACGTTGACCATCACGTTGAAGCCGAGGCCGAAGAAGGCGTTGGTGTCCCCGCTGACCCACCAGGGGAGTTTGAGCTTGACGGGGTCGGTTGTCGTGGTCATCGGTCAGCTCCGTGTTTCGAGTGCCTTGAGATAGCCGCCGGAGAGGGCGACCCAGCCGAAGATGCCGCCCTGGGCGGCGATCATTTCGAGCCCGTACCGCTGGAACTCGGCGAAGTACGAGCCCACGCAGTCGGACAGGACCAGGCACTCGTAACCCCGGTCGTTCGCCTCGCGGACGGTGGTGTGCACGCACACCTCGGTCGTGACGCCGGTGATGATCAGGCTGCGGATGTCCGCCGCCCGCAGGGTCCGGTCCAGGTCGGTGGCGTGGAATGAGCCCTTGCCGGGTTTGTCGACGACGAGTTCGCCCTCGGCGGGGGCCAGTTCGTCGATGATGTCGTGGCCGTACTCGCCGCGGATCAGGATCCGTCCCTTGGGACCGGGATCCCCGATGCGCAGCGACGGCGCGCCGCGGTTGAGCTTGGCGGGCGGGCAGTCGGACAGGTCGGG
This region of Streptosporangium sp. NBC_01495 genomic DNA includes:
- a CDS encoding cysteine hydrolase family protein; this encodes MSDPLLVEAEPYAYGFDPRHTALLLIDMQRDFVEPGGFGETLGNDVSMLRRVIPPLQEVLAATRAAGMTVIHTREGHLPDLSDCPPAKLNRGAPSLRIGDPGPKGRILIRGEYGHDIIDELAPAEGELVVDKPGKGSFHATDLDRTLRAADIRSLIITGVTTEVCVHTTVREANDRGYECLVLSDCVGSYFAEFQRYGLEMIAAQGGIFGWVALSGGYLKALETRS
- the atzF gene encoding allophanate hydrolase — its product is MHPPPDPDSMPHPTLENTAGPLRLDLESLSGLYRSGAVRPADVAGEVLARIAARGDDHVWIILRPAADLLGDAAELARRWPDPETRPPLYGVPFAVKDNVDVAGLPTTAACPAYSYVPERGAPLVERLLAAGALLVGKTNLDQFATGLSGTRSPYGACESPLLPGLISGGSSSGSAVAVAADLVSFAVGTDTAGSGRVPAALTGTVGVKPSRGLVSTLGVVPACASLDCPSVFARSAADGLAVLSVIAAFEPADPWSRALPVPGPVPPSAYSLRIGVPREPEFFGDTAAEAAFAEAAERLTGLGHRLVPVDLDPFLAAGRLLYEGPWLAERLAAVGDFVARNPGEVHPVTLKVLSGGGALSAVDAFEGLYRLRALDAETRKAWASMDVLAVPTVPTTFTIAEMLESPIERNAILGHYTTFTNLLDLAGISVPAGTTTTGRPHGVTFLGPAGSDELLAGLGATFHTLTGGPAIPVRNTRPTATPVPDARPAAVHTPEARAVLAVVGVHRSGQPLHGRLTSLGATGLGTALTAPLYRLYVLNDGDMPRPGLVRSTSGGVPVEVELYDLSPSALGTLLTQTTPPLGLGTIELADGRAVHGFLCEPYATEQAPDISHHGNWPDYLLSLPRS